One Papaver somniferum cultivar HN1 unplaced genomic scaffold, ASM357369v1 unplaced-scaffold_76, whole genome shotgun sequence genomic window carries:
- the LOC113344465 gene encoding alpha-1-purothionin-like, with protein sequence MEAGKCVKTPLGSLIMGLLILGSFIVQTPVEAKSCCKSTVGRNCYNACRLRFARQVCASTCSCKIVGGNKFPRGYPKLSGFLNSEEFEQQTNVEDHASQINEYCKLGCVSSECGDNMIATPQSPTSDEEVERCNNACLELCNKNSNIEAAVTA encoded by the exons ATGGAAGCAGGCAAATGTGTAAAAACTCCTCTCGGCTCTCTGATCATGGGTCTACTCATTTTGGGGTCGTTTATAGTACAAACTCCAGTAGAGGCTAAGAGCTGCTGCAAAAGCACCGTTGGAAGAAATTGCTACAACGCATGTCGTTTACGATTTGCCAGGCAAGTATGTGCATCAACTTGTAGCTGCAAAATCGTTGGAGGGAACAAGTTCCCCAGAGGTTACCCCAAATTAAGTGGTTTTCTAAACTCCG AGGAATTTGAACAACAAACCAACGTAGAAGATCATGCCTCTCAAATCAATGAGTACTGCAAGTTGGGTTGTGTATCTTCTGAATGTGGTGATAACATGATTGCTACTCCCCAGTCCCCGACTTCCG ACGAAGAAGTGGAACGATGTAACAATGCATGCTTGGAGCTCTGCAACAAGAATTCCAATATTGAAGCTGCGGTTACGGCTTAA
- the LOC113344362 gene encoding uncharacterized protein LOC113344362 encodes MTTVRLILAIAASQGWPLSQMDVKNAFLHGDLKEEIYMTPPPGFFSTPSTDVCKLKRSLYGLKQAPRAWFDKFRTTLINFSFVQSQYDSSLFLCKTLNGIVLLLIYVDDIVITGTDSTLISKLKEHLCQSFHMKDLGPLQYFLGLEVQSTDTGLFLHQHKYTRDLISLAGLQDGRSVDTPLEVNVKYRRDDGDFLFDPSLYRRLVGSLNYLTITRPDISFAVQQVSQFMQAPTHIHLADVRRIIRYLQGTSDKGLFFPVGTSIRLDAYSDADWAGCSDTRRSITGCCMFLGDSLVSWKSKKQQRISKSSTESEYRAMSSACSEIIWLRGLLGELGFSQAEPTQLHADNTSAIQIVANTVFHERTKHIEVDCHSIRDAYDSRVISLPHINTSLQTADVFTKALSRKRHQFLVDKLMLHNHPASI; translated from the coding sequence ATGACTACTGTAAGACTTATTCTTGCTATTGCAGCCTCTCAAGGTTGGCCATTGAGTCAAATGGACGTTAAGAATGCTTTCTTACATGGGGATCTTAAGGAAGAAATCTATATGACTCCACCACCTGGATTCTTCTCCACTCCATCGACAGATGTTTGTAAGCTCAAACGATCACTTTATGGCTTGAAACAGGCACCACGAGCCTGGTTTGACAAGTTTCGCACTACACTTATCAACTTCTCCTTTGTCCAGAGTCAGTATGATTCTTCTCTGTTCCTTTGCAAAACTTTAAATGGCATTGTTTTACTCTtgatttatgttgatgatatcgttATTACGGGTACAGACTCTACTTTGATTTCCAAACTTAAAGAGCATCTTTGTCAGTCCTttcatatgaaggatttaggtCCTTTGCAATATTTTTTGGGTCTTGAAGTTCAGTCGACAGATACTGGTCTTTTTTTACACCAACATAAATATACTCGAGATCTTATTTCTTTGGCTGGACTACAAGATGGTCGCTCAGTTGACACTCCTTTAGAGGTAAATGTCAAATATCGTCGGGATGATGGTGATTTTCTTTTTGATCCTTCTTTGTATCGTAGATTGGTGGGAAGCCTCAATTATTTGACGATTACAAGGCCAGATATTTCATTTGCTGTTCAACAAGTTAGTCAATTTATGCAAGCACCTACACACATCCATCTAGCTGATGTTCGTCGCATTATTCGCTATTTGCAAGGCACTTCTGATAAAGGTCTCTTCTTTCCTGTGGGTACTTCCATTCGTTTAGATGCATATAGTGATGCAGACTGGGCTGGTTGTTCAGATACTCGACGTTCTATTACCGGCTGTTGTATGTTTCTTGGTGACTCTCTTGTATCATGGAAGAGCAAAAAGCAGCAACGAATATCTAAATCTTCAACTGAGTCTGAGTATCGTGCTATGTCCTCTGCATGCTCAGAAATTATTTGGCTTCGTGGTCTCTTGGGTGAACTTGGCTTCTCTCAAGCCGAGCCTACTCAACTTCATGCAGATAATACCAGTGCCATCCAAATTGTCGCAAATACAGTATTTCATGAACGTACAAAACACATTGAAGTGGATTGTCATTCTATTCGTGATGCATATGATAGTCGTGTTATTTCACTTCCTCATATCAATACTTCTCTTCAAACAGCTGATGTTTTCACGAAGGCTCTTTCAAGAAAACGTCATCAGTTCTTGGTTGACAAATTGATGCTTCACAATCATCCAGCATCAATTTGA
- the LOC113344363 gene encoding uncharacterized protein LOC113344363, producing the protein MLPSSKLTKVLLYQKVGPDRTDLKKNSSLSALRITVPNSNSSSDDTNKESHKRKTSHNKEVSDCEIGGVKKSKVNKNRKPTVMKLNLSILDFDVADVTPLATIQTSDTNASITFEEIFPGEKEPAADQGRKDIFITASASSSDANQTSSSFIHTNPQPNSVNHETSLKELKTQNEKIIQSKINLNAKKNQLQEQYNQLKKSHDVLKKKNKSLSADEKKIRSRLNGSVGDDFDKAMESMKNNTLLLSKFCEDSEKSHQSTIAQLIFDLSKIRKERLNLELYLAASRDRARRRLAHQQSFLEINARNLEMGDIRKAHASAQSVVNGILLRNSLPAVKIPPLNVGEDEEYPEPDSDYEFVSDDEKDQEDEQDQIEKDKSVDKTNAQIENSGSNIDVEKSLVEQDVVAEHF; encoded by the exons ATGCTACCTTCAAGCAAGCTCACAAAAGTGTTACTATACCAAAAGGTTGGACCCGACAGAACAGATCTTAAG AAAAATTCTTCTTTAAGCGCCCTGAGGATAACTGTTCCAAACTCTAATTCTTCATCAGATGATACAAATAAAGAATCTCATAAGAGGAAAACTTCGCACAacaaagaa GTTTCTGATTGTGAGATAGGTGGGGTcaagaaatcaaaggttaataaAAATCGCAAGCCCACGGTAATGAAGTTAAATCTTTCTATTCTTGACTTTGATGTTGCAGACGTCACCCCTTTAGCAACAATTCAAACTTCTGATACTAATGCCTCTATCACCTTTGAAGAAATTTTTCCTGGTGAAAAAGAACCTGCTGCTGATCAAGGGAGAAAAGATATTTTTATTACTGCCTCTGCGAGTTCATCAGATGCGAATCAGACTTCGTCTTCATTCATCCATACTAATCCTCAACCAAATTCTGTTAAT CATGAAACATCGCTTAAGGAATTAAAGACCCAGAACGAAAAAATCATTCAAAGTAAAATAAATTTGAATGCGAAGAAGAATCAGCTTCAAGAACAATATAATCAATTAAAGAAATCtcatgatgttcttaagaaaaagaataaatctCTCTCTGCTGATGAAAAGAAGATTCGCTCCCGTCTTAATGGTTcagttggtgatgattttgataaagctatggaaagtatgaagaaTAACACCCTTCTCCTTTCTAAGTTCTGCGAAG attctgaaaagtcACATCAATCTACTATTGCTCAATTGATATTTGATttatccaaaattcgcaaagagcgGTTGAACCTTGAACTTTATCTTGCTGCTTCTCGAGATAGAGCGCGAAGAAGACTCGCACATCAACAATCTTTTTTAGAGATCAATGCTAGAAACCTTGAAATGGGAGATATTCGCAAGGCTCATGCTAGTGCTCAATCTGTAGTTAATGGAATTCTTCTAAGAAACTCTCTTCCTGCGGTAAAGATTCCTCCTCTTAATGTAGGCGAAGATGAAGAGTACCCTGAACCGGATAGTGATTATGAATTTGTGAGCGATGATGAGAAGGATCAAGAGGATGAACAAGATCAAATTGAGAAGGACAAGTCTGTTGATAAGACTAATGCCCAAATAGAGAATTCTGGATCCAATATTGATGTTGAAAAGTCTTTGGTCGAACAAGATGTAGttgctgaacatttttaa